TTCAATAGAACAACTCGCGAGGACGGCAAATGATGGGAAGATACGGTTGAAAGCACCATAGCATTGGGTTCGTTCACCTCGCTGTGGATAGCCGCATCAAACCATTTTTTAAACTGGTGGACTGGATCTCGATCCACATCCGATTCAGATAGGCTACCTAATACGTAATCCTGTCTGATTGCTGCAATATCTTTATGTTGAATGGACATAGAAACCTATTTTTATGTCCTACAAACTTACTAAAATCATTGCTTTTTCTCTATAAAGTTAGTAGAAATTGACAAAATCCCAATTTTGGCACAAATCTCGCATAGTTCTAATTAAAAAAGATTAGATCAACAACTCATTAAAATACGCGCTATATGTTTACCGAACTTGATCCTCAAAAAGGAAGTTTACTAATTTCCGAACCGTTTATGTTAGACCCTAGATTCCTCAGATCCGTGATATTGCTATGTGAATATCATACGGAAGGATCGCTCGGGTTTGTTTTAAATAATCAAACCAATGTTCGCATTGGCCAATTATTGGAATCTATACCGGATTGCAATTTCCCCATCTATGTGGGTGGCCCCGTGGCTCAGGAAAGCCTCTTTTTTGTACATAACCGTTTTGATTTGTTGCTGAGTGGCGAAGAAGTTGCTCCTGGGATCTATTTTGGTGGCGATGAAGAGAAGCTTATCGAAGCCATCCAGACGGATAGCATAAAAGCTGACGAATTAAAATTCTTTATCGGCTATTCGGGATGGTCTGCAGGTCAACTTGAGGCTGAAATTAAAGAAAATAGCTGGGCTGTACAGAACAAATACCACCATCAGCTTATTTTTGAAGGGAACGGTGAATTGCTATGGAAAGATGCCATTATTGGACTTGGCCCCAAATATGCACATGTTGCCAACTTTCCGCAGAGCCCTAGTTTGAATTAGGCTAAGAGGCTTTCGATTGCTGACAGCCTACTACAAGATCCTTTTAACGAAATACACGCACTTATGACAAAATAGGACGTTTTCTGCCATCATGTCTTATAGGAGGTATTTGGAACATAGATTGTATGTTGTAAACAAATCATAAATTTAAAAAATAGCGACATAAAAATTATGAATCCAGAAAAAGGTAGTATTTCAATTCACACGGAGAACATATTTCCCGTAATCAAAAAGTTCTTATATTCCGATAATGAAATTTTCTTGCGTGAACTGGTATCTAATGCCGTTGATGCTTCTCAAAAAATCAAACGCCTGGCTTCTTTAGGTCAATATCAAGGTGAAACAGGTGAATTGATTGTAGACGTAAAATTTGATGAAGCTGCCAAAACCATCACTATTTCCGACAATGGTATTGGTATGACAGCAGAGGAAATAAAAAAATACATCAACCAGATCGCTTTCTCCGGAGCGACAGAGTTTATGGAAAAATTCAAAGAAGCAAATGATGCAAACGAAATCATTGGCCGTTTTGGTTTGGGCTTCTATTCCGCATTTATGGTGGCCGATACGGTGGAAATCGAATCCTTATCCTATCAGGATGGAGCAGAACCAGCCCATTGGACTTGCGATGGTAGTACATCTTACGAAATCTCTACAGGCACAAGAACCACACGTGGTACTGATGTCATTCTACATATTAACGAAGAGTCCACTGAATTTTTAAGTCAGGCACGTTTACAGAATATTTTAGATAAGTATGCTAAATTTCTTCCCGTTCCAATCCGTTTTGGTACAAAAACAAATTCTGAGCCGGATGGTGAAGACGAAGAAGGAAAACCAAAATACAAATCTGTAGAGGTAGACAATATTATCAATAATACTTCTCCAGCATGGACAAAGTCACCGTCTGAATTAAAAGATGAAGATTATTTGGCATTCTACCGCGAGTTATATCCTTACTCCATGGATGAGCCTTTGTTTTGGATTCACCTCAACGTAGATTATCCATTCAACCTGACCGGTATCCTTTACTTTCCTAAAGTTAAAAATGAACTTGAGATCCAGCGTAATAAAATCAAACTTTACTCGAGACAAGTGTTCATTACCGACGAAGTGAAAGATATTGTTCCAGAGTTCTTGATGTTACTTCACGGTGTAATCGATTCTCCAGATATTCCGTTGAACGTTTCCCGTTCATTTTTGCAGGCGGACAGCAACGTTAAGAAAATCAATAGTTACATCACCAAAAAGGTGGCTGACAAATTGAACGAAATATTTAAGACTGACCGCAAAGGCTTTGAGGAGAAATGGACGGATATCGGCTTATTTATCAAATATGGTATGCTAAGCGATGAGAAATTTGCTGAAAAAGCAAATGACTTCTGTTTGGTAAAAAATACGAAAGACGAAAGTTTCACCATCAAAGAGTATTACGAAAAAGTCAAAGATATCCAAGTAGATAAAGATGGAAACATTATCTACTTATATACGCATGATGCTGCTCAACAAGATGGATTTATCCAAACTGCATTAAACAAAGGTTATGATGTACTGACACTCGATGGTCCACTAGATACGCACTTTGCGGCTTATTTGGAGGAAAAGGGTGGCGAAAAGGTGCAACTGAAACGTGTAGATGCTGACGTTATCGATAAATTGATTCAGAAAGATGAAAAGGTCGACCTGGCTCTTTCGGAAGAAGAATCTAAAAAAGCGCTGGAAGTTTTCGAAAAGGCAATTTCACGCCAAGATATGAAAGTTGAAGTTGATGCGTTAAATGAGGGTGATCTGCCTGTATCGGTAACGATTGATGAATTTATGCGCCGGATGAAAGATATGGCTAAGACAGGTGGCGGTATGAATTTCTATGGTTCATTGCCCGACAATTATAAGGTAACTGTTAACGGTAACCATCCACTGATCAAAAGA
The DNA window shown above is from Sphingobacterium thalpophilum and carries:
- a CDS encoding YqgE/AlgH family protein gives rise to the protein MFTELDPQKGSLLISEPFMLDPRFLRSVILLCEYHTEGSLGFVLNNQTNVRIGQLLESIPDCNFPIYVGGPVAQESLFFVHNRFDLLLSGEEVAPGIYFGGDEEKLIEAIQTDSIKADELKFFIGYSGWSAGQLEAEIKENSWAVQNKYHHQLIFEGNGELLWKDAIIGLGPKYAHVANFPQSPSLN
- the htpG gene encoding molecular chaperone HtpG; its protein translation is MNPEKGSISIHTENIFPVIKKFLYSDNEIFLRELVSNAVDASQKIKRLASLGQYQGETGELIVDVKFDEAAKTITISDNGIGMTAEEIKKYINQIAFSGATEFMEKFKEANDANEIIGRFGLGFYSAFMVADTVEIESLSYQDGAEPAHWTCDGSTSYEISTGTRTTRGTDVILHINEESTEFLSQARLQNILDKYAKFLPVPIRFGTKTNSEPDGEDEEGKPKYKSVEVDNIINNTSPAWTKSPSELKDEDYLAFYRELYPYSMDEPLFWIHLNVDYPFNLTGILYFPKVKNELEIQRNKIKLYSRQVFITDEVKDIVPEFLMLLHGVIDSPDIPLNVSRSFLQADSNVKKINSYITKKVADKLNEIFKTDRKGFEEKWTDIGLFIKYGMLSDEKFAEKANDFCLVKNTKDESFTIKEYYEKVKDIQVDKDGNIIYLYTHDAAQQDGFIQTALNKGYDVLTLDGPLDTHFAAYLEEKGGEKVQLKRVDADVIDKLIQKDEKVDLALSEEESKKALEVFEKAISRQDMKVEVDALNEGDLPVSVTIDEFMRRMKDMAKTGGGMNFYGSLPDNYKVTVNGNHPLIKRILSASDEEGSKLAKQAFDLALLSRGLLSGADLTSFVKRSVEMI